From Triticum urartu cultivar G1812 unplaced genomic scaffold, Tu2.1 TuUngrouped_contig_4570, whole genome shotgun sequence, a single genomic window includes:
- the LOC125528013 gene encoding uncharacterized protein LOC125528013, which yields MQMTESPFLPRERLFKQQQYFQSLGRHTHQKGRYDAITSVGIPLALAASSLFMIGRGVYNMSHGIEKKQ from the exons ATGCAGATGACAGAATCGCCGTTTTTGCCACGTGAGAGGCTTTTTAAGCAGCAACAATATTTCCAGAGCTTGGGCAGGCACACTCACCAGAAAGGGCGTTACGATGCGATCACCTCCGTCGGCATCCCCCTCGCGCTCGCGGCATCGAGCCTATTCATGATT GGTCGTGGTGTCTACAACATGTCTCATGGAATCGAGAAGAAGCAGTGA